One Electrophorus electricus isolate fEleEle1 chromosome 13, fEleEle1.pri, whole genome shotgun sequence DNA segment encodes these proteins:
- the si:dkey-21a6.5 gene encoding sushi, von Willebrand factor type A, EGF and pentraxin domain-containing protein 1 — MGNLDFYAVACLLGLVRSQTTLTPALTATTVIENVTTTTTTPSTTTAPDCSTFNTSTCAACVPGSYSNNGTLLCSCCLEGGMCVSSGACVPCSLGFQQPLAGQQSCRPCLAGFYSSHVGSPACQPCPPGSYSNQTGSSSCQACAPGFHMSEENATFCNSCPEGTYCNSSRCVHCPLCPAGSEALQVGTTECSPCRPGMHKSSLQTVCQICSSGYYQIHWGQENCDLCPENHYCPSPNVSPIQCPSDAFCPEGSTAPGYCMETFFKKVGDTCNFAPVTIALLVIGGGIVLLIVILLIMRRRRDTDNELLVSRAPLLRRNQPAGRLYGVLGNAEPVYAGW, encoded by the exons ATGGGAAACCTGGACTTTTATGCCGTCGCTTGCTTGTTAG gactaGTGAGGAGCCAAACGACTCTCACCCCTGCTCTGACAGCCACCACAGTCATTGAGAAtgtcaccaccaccaccaccactcctAGCACCACCACTGCTCCTGACTGCTCCACCTTCAACACATCCACCTGTGCAGCTTGCGTTCCAGGCTCCTACTCCAACAACG GAACCTTGTTGTGCTCGTGCTGTCTGGagggagggatgtgtgtgtcttctggGGCCTGTGTGCCTTGTTCTCTGGGCTTCCAACAGCCGCTGGCAGGCCAGCAGTCCTGCCGTCCCTGCTTGGCTGGCTTCTACAGCAG CCACGTGGGAAGCCCTGCATGTCAGCCGTGTCCTCCTGGGTCATACAGCAACCAAACCGGTTCTTCCTCCTGCCAGGCCTGTGCACCAG gCTTTCATATGTCTGAGGAGAATGCCACCTTTTGTAATTCGTGTCCAGAAGGCACATACTGCAA CTCCTCCAGGTGTGTTCACTGCCCACTCTGTCCTGCTGGATCAGAAGCACTGCAGGTCGGCACCACAGAGTGCTCCCCCTGTCGCCCAG GCATGCACAAGTCCTCCCTTCAGACAGTGTGTCAGATCTGCAGCAGCGGTTACTATCAGATTCACTGGGGCCAGGAGAactgtgacctttgccctgaAAACCACTACTGCCCA AGTCCCAATGTGAGCCCCATCCAGTGCCCCAGTGATGCGTTCTGCCCAGAGGGCAGCACTGCGCCAGGGTACTGCATGGAGACCTTCTTCAAGAAGGTTGGGGACACGTGTAACTTTGCTCCTGTCACCATAGCTCTGCTGGTCATTGGAGGAGGGA TAGTTCTCCTGATTGTCATCTTGCTGATTATGCGGAGGCGGAGGGATACGGATAACGAGCTGTTGGTCTCTCGCGCTCCTCTGCTGCGGAGGAATCAACCGGCTGGCCGTTTGTATGGCGTCCTGGGCAACGCAGAGCCTGTGTATGCAGGGTGGTGA
- the mrpl35 gene encoding 39S ribosomal protein L35, mitochondrial: protein MAATLASRGLSGLLRPLAAWGRDRFLHAARVAPLPARFSTLVRGRTDFSPLPQFHGAGQQTLLRRVTPLIPSVKLEPTRNLTSCSLKKGKRKTLRSVVQRFLRLHCGLWVRRKAGYKKKLWKKSAARKKRLREHVFCSKTQCKKLDKMTTSFWKRRNWFLNDPYQKYHDRVNL from the exons ATGGCGGCCACCTTGGCGAGCAGAGGGCTCTCAG GCCTGCTGAGACCTCTGGCCGCGTGGGGACGGGACCGCTTCCTGCACGCGGCCAGAGTCGCGCCGCTGCCCGCGCGCTTCTCCACGCTTGTCCGCGGGCGGACGGACTTCAGCCCGCTCCCGCAGTTCCACGGGGCCGGGCAGCAGACGCTACTGCgccg CGTCACTCCCCTCATACCATCAGTGAAGCTTGAGCCCACTAGAAACCTCACGTCCTGCAGTCTGAAGAAGGGCAAGAGGAAGACGTTGAGGTCTGTGGTGCAGCGGTTTCTCAGGCTGCACTGCGGCCTGTGGGTCAGGAGAAAG gCAGGATACAAGAAGAAGCTTTGGAAGAAGTCAGCGGCCAGAAAAAAGCGCTTACGAGAGCACGTGTTCTGCAGTAAGACTCAATGCAAAAAACTAGACAAAATGACCACATCCTTTTGGAAAAGAAGAAACTGGTTTCTTAATGATCCTTACCAGAAGTACCATGATAGGGTTAACCTATAA
- the reep1 gene encoding receptor expression-enhancing protein 1 isoform X1, with the protein MVSWIISRLVVLIFGTLYPAYSSYKAVKSKDVREYVKWMMYWIIFALFTTAEVITDIFLCWLPFYYELKIAFVVWLLSPYTKGSSVLYRKFVHPTLSSKEKDIDEYLSQAKDKSYDTLVHFGRKGLNVAATAAVMAAAKGQGVLSDRLRSFSMQDLSSFQTEDEPKSTSSITTQPASGQHRTRAVMRNKSETGYSKGQQFDVTEFEVLGSEPPPSLAPKPAPTPLPLLTIQCQPPTTPESFQVDPTCPTPLAPEVPEVSGTEVGVPADTAQMRLIKRRAPEPPHRALRPLTRSRSKNHLSQNPEAM; encoded by the exons ATGGTATCCTGGATTATATCTAGGCTTGTGGT GCTCATATTTGGGACCCTGTACCCTGCATACTCCTCATACAAAGCTGTTAAATCAAAAGATGTGAGAGAATAT GTAAAATGGATGATGTATTGGATAATATTTGCACTGTTCACTACTGCCGAAGTGATAACAGACATATTTCTGTGCTG GCTTCCATTCTACTACGAGCTCAAAATCGCCTTCGTGGTGTGGCTGCTTTCGCCTTACACAAAGGGATCTAGCGTACTGTATAGGAAATTTGTCCACCCCACATTGTCGTCTAAAGAAAAG GACATCGATGAGTACCTGTCTCAAGCGAAGGACAAAAGTTACGACACTCTGGTGCACTTTGGAAGGAAGGGCCTGAACGTGGCCGCTACCGCTGCCGTCATGGCGGCCGCCAAG GGCCAGGGTGTGCTGTCGGATCGCCTGCGGAGTTTCAGCATGCAAGACTTGTCCTCCTTCCAGACAGAAGATGAGCCAAAAAGCACTTCTTCTATCACCACCCAGCCAGCGTCCGGCCAGCACAGAACACGGGCCGTGATGCGCAACAAATCAGAGACAGGCTACAGCAAGG GCCAGCAGTTTGACGTGACTGAGTTTGAAGTGTTGGGATCGGAGCCTCCACCCTCACTGGCTCCTAAACCTGCTCCTACCCCACTGCCGCTCCTCACCATCCAGTGCCAGCCTCCCACAACCCCTGAGTCCTTCCAGGTTGACCCCACGTGCCCTACACCTTTGGCCCCAGAGGTGCCGGAGGTCAGTGGGACGGAGGTGGGCGTCCCGGCCGACACAGCCCAGATGAGACTGATTAAGAGGCGTGCCCCGGAG cctcCTCATAGGGCCTTAAGGCCGCTCACCAGATCCAGATCAAAGAACCACCTATCTCAGAACCCCGAGGCCATGTGA
- the reep1 gene encoding receptor expression-enhancing protein 1 isoform X2, producing the protein MVSWIISRLVVLIFGTLYPAYSSYKAVKSKDVREYVKWMMYWIIFALFTTAEVITDIFLCWLPFYYELKIAFVVWLLSPYTKGSSVLYRKFVHPTLSSKEKDIDEYLSQAKDKSYDTLVHFGRKGLNVAATAAVMAAAKGQGVLSDRLRSFSMQDLSSFQTEDEPKSTSSITTQPASGQHRTRAVMRNKSETGYSKASS; encoded by the exons ATGGTATCCTGGATTATATCTAGGCTTGTGGT GCTCATATTTGGGACCCTGTACCCTGCATACTCCTCATACAAAGCTGTTAAATCAAAAGATGTGAGAGAATAT GTAAAATGGATGATGTATTGGATAATATTTGCACTGTTCACTACTGCCGAAGTGATAACAGACATATTTCTGTGCTG GCTTCCATTCTACTACGAGCTCAAAATCGCCTTCGTGGTGTGGCTGCTTTCGCCTTACACAAAGGGATCTAGCGTACTGTATAGGAAATTTGTCCACCCCACATTGTCGTCTAAAGAAAAG GACATCGATGAGTACCTGTCTCAAGCGAAGGACAAAAGTTACGACACTCTGGTGCACTTTGGAAGGAAGGGCCTGAACGTGGCCGCTACCGCTGCCGTCATGGCGGCCGCCAAG GGCCAGGGTGTGCTGTCGGATCGCCTGCGGAGTTTCAGCATGCAAGACTTGTCCTCCTTCCAGACAGAAGATGAGCCAAAAAGCACTTCTTCTATCACCACCCAGCCAGCGTCCGGCCAGCACAGAACACGGGCCGTGATGCGCAACAAATCAGAGACAGGCTACAGCAAGG cctcCTCATAG
- the chmp3 gene encoding charged multivesicular body protein 3, whose product MGLFGKTQEKPPKDLINEWSIKIRKEMRVIDRQIRDIQREEEKVKRSIKDAAKKGQKDVCLILAKEMIQSKKAVSKLYASKAQMNSVLLSMKNQLSVLRVAGALQKSTEVMKAMQSLVKVPEIQATMMELSKEMMKAGIIEEMLEDVFENAEDGEEMEEAAEAEVDRILFEITAGALGKAPSKVTDALPEPEPAGATAASEDEEEDIEEMQSRLAALRS is encoded by the exons ATGGGGCTTTTCggaaaaacacaagaaaaaccACCTAAAGACCTG ATCAACGAATGGTCAATAAAAATACGTAAGGAAATGCGCGTGATTGACAGGCAAATCCGCG ACAtccagagagaggaggagaaggtgaaGAGATCAATTAAGGATGCAGCGAAGAAGGGACAAAAGGATGTGTGCCTCATTCTTGCCAAAGAGATGATTCAGTCAAAGAAGGCTGTCAGTAAGCTTTATGCCTCCAAAGCCCAAATGAACTCTGTGCTTCTCAGTATGAAGAATCAGTTAT CTGTTTTAAGGGTAGCTGGAGCGTTGCAGAAGAGCACAGAGGTCATGAAGGCCATGCAGAGTTTGGTTAAAGTCCCAGAGATCCAGGCTACAATGATGGAGCTTTCAAAGGAGATGATGAAG GCTGGGATCATAGAAGAGATGCTGGAAGACGTGTTTGAGAACGCGGAAGACGGCGAGGAGATGGAGGAAGCAGCAGAGGCCGAGGTGGATAGGATTCTGTTCGAGATCACGGCTG GTGCCCTTGGCAAAGCTCCCAGCAAAGTTACAGATGCGCTTCCTGAGCCAGAGCCAGCAGGAGCTACAGCCGCCTccgaggatgaggaggaagacaTCGAGGAAATGCAGTCCAGGCTAGCAGCCTTAAGGAGCTAA